The region GCGGAGTTTTTGTGCAGAATAAACACAGAGCCAAGAAAAGCCTCGGGCAGAATTTTCTGCAGGATGCCAATATTGCGCGTAAGATAGTAGATAGTCTTAAAATCAATGAGAGCGATTCCGTGATCGAAATCGGTCCGGGTCAAGGTGCTTTGACCAAGTTTATCCTCGAGGCCGGGCCGGAAAGTCTGACCCTGGTGGAAAAGGACCGTGACCTTGCCCCTGCGTTGGCAGCAAAATATCCCGAAGCAGACGTCAAACTTGAGGATGCCCTTAAATTTGACTGGGCAGGGCTTGATAAAGATAAACAATGGAAAATAGTCGGGAATCTGCCATACAACGTCGCTTCCAAAATTATGTGGGACATTGCGGCCCGCAGTAACGCCACCTGCGTGTTTATGGTTCAGCATGAAGTCGGCATGAGAATTACTTCCGGGCCCGGCTCTAAAAAATACGGAGCCATAAGTGTCTGGGTTCAGAGTTTTTGTAAAACGGACTACCTTTTCCAGGTTCCTCCCACTGTTTTTAAGCCAAAACCCAAAGTTGACTCCGCGGTGATAAAATTTTTTCCATTACCGGAAGAAGAAAAACCCAGTGATATTGAGGGGCTTGCCAAGCTGGTTAAATACTGTTTTCAGTACAGGCGCAAGCAACTTGGTAAGATATTGAAATCATTCATTTCTGATGCTGTGCTGGAATGGGCTGAACAGGAGGGTGTTTCGCTTAAAGATCGGCCTGAAGCCTTGTCCCCATTGCAATTTCAGAGTCTCTATAAATGTGTTAAAAACGATTTTCCCTCTTGACTTGTTGGCTAAAATTTTGTTTTAGATTTTCTTCAAGGTCGTTTGAACTGGCGGTTTCACTTAATTGCTAAAAAAAGTGATGCAGGGGGCTTGTTCTAAACGAGCCTGAATGTTAGCACGGTTGACTGCTGATCAGGAGTGTCCGTCAGCATTTTATGAACCCAACTCTCGCTTATGGCGAGGTTAATGGCAGGTACGATAACGTGCCAAAATAATCATTTTCCCGTTTCAAGGAGGAAGGACTGATGACTAAAGCAGAACTCGTTGTTAAGATTGCTGAAAAAGCAGGAATGACCAAAGCTGATGCAGAACGTTGCTTGAACTATTTTCTGGATACAGTAGAGGAAACCCTCGTAAATGAAGGTAAACTGACCCTTACAGGCTTCGGTACATTTCAGGTTGACGAACGTAAAGAGCGCGTTGGCCGCAATCCCCGCACTGGTGATGAAATCAAGATCCCCGCTTGCAAAGTTGTGAAGTTCCGCCCCGGTAAGCTTCTGAAAGACGCTGTAAAGTAGTTAAGGAGATTTAAATTATGTTGCATGGTGAAACTGTTCAAAGTCCTCTCCCGATGGATCTTCCCTGGTGGCAGCCTGATCATTTTATTTTCTTCGGTGTCCTGTACGTTGTTATCGGTATTCTCGGTGCCGGTATGGCTTACTGTGCTGTAAAGGCATGGATGGATTCCAAAAAAGACACCGCCGTCCACTAGATCTGGTTTTTACGTAAAATTTCGTTCAGCATCCGCAAGAGCGGGTGCTGAACTTTTTTATGTGTATATCTCTTGACTCTATGAGTATTTTAGGGTTAAAGAATATCTCTTCCGCACAATTCTTTGTGCGAGATTAATTCAGGGGGGTGATTTGATTGCCCGGTGTATATCTCGAAGATTCTGATAACTTTGAAATAGCTCTTCGCCGCTTTAAGAAGCAGGTTGAAAAAGCTGGAGTTCTTTCCGAACTCAAAAAGCGTCAGCACTATGAAAAGCCCAGCGTACAGCGTAAAAAGAAAAAAGCTGCTGCCCGCAAAAGGCTCATCAAAAAAATGCGTAAAATGTCAATGGGTTAATATATGAGTCTCATTGAGCAGATTGATAAAGACTACATTGCGGCCTACAAGGCCAAAGATGATGTTAAGAAGACAGTCTTGAGGCACCTTAAGACTGCCATCAAAAATCGTATTGTTGATGTGAAAGGGGATACCCTTTCCGATGACGACGTACTTGATCTCGTAGCAAAGCAGATCAAGCAGCGTAAGGATTCCATTGAGCAGTATACTACTGCAGGACGTCCTGAGCTGGCCGAGATTGAAGCTGTTGAAATCGAGGCCCTGTCCGGCTACATGCCGGAGCAGCTTTCCGAAGAGGAAGTTGCCGCCGCTGTCGATAAAGCAATTGCCGATCTCGGTGCATCATCAATGCAGGATATGGGCAAGGTGATGAAATCCATCACTGAAGTCTATAAAGGGCAGGTTGACGGAAAGGTTGTAAGCAGCCTTGTTCGTGACCGTCTCTCCTGATATCAGCTTAAGCTGGATTTTAACGGCAGGCCCCGGATTCTTTCCGGGGCTGTTTGCCGTTTTTTGCGTATTAGTATCCCCGGTTAATCGGGATGCGTGATCTAACACTTTTCTATATGGAATCCCATGGAGCCAAGATCTCTCCAGCTACTTGAATTTCCGAAAGTGCTTAAAGCCCTTTCAGGCCATTGTGTTTCCTCGTCCGGCGCGGAGTCTTGCCTAGCGCTGTCTCCTATGGACGATGCCGAATCCATCAACTCCACAGCCCGTTTTTTTCGTCAGGGTCAGAATTTCGTAAGAGAAACCGGTTTCCGGCTCGGCACTTTTCCGCCGCTGGAAGGTCTCTTTCATTATCTGATCAAGCCTGACAATGTCCTTGACGCGGATGCCCTGTATGCATTGGTCCAGACACTTGGACAGGCCCGTACGCTTAAGGAAGCTCTTGAAATCGCGGAAAAACGTGAATGGGACACAATCGTTGAATTTCTGGAGTCCGTAAGCTGGCCGGAAAAGACCTTCTCCGGGCTCAAACGCTGTCTTGATCAGGATGGCAATATCAAAGATGAAAGTTCCCCTGAACTCTATGATATTCGTCAGTCCATCCGCTCTCTGCATCAGCGTTGTTCTAAAAAAGTGCGTGATTTTGTTCACGGCGAAGATATTTCCCGTTTTCTGCAGGATGACTTCATGACAATCACCAATGATCGTTATGTTCTACCGTTGAAAACAAACTTTAAGGGCCGTTTGCAGGGTATTGTTCACGACTATTCAAATACCGGGGAAACCTGTTATTTTGAACCCATGTTTCTTGTTGATCTGAATAACTCCATGCAGGAGTTGAAACAGCAGGAAAGAGCGGAAGAACTCAAAATACTGACCTACCTGACCGGACTGGTGCGCGCTGAATATGATCAGTGCCGTGCTGCTTACGGTTTTCTGGTTGATTATGATGTCCTGCAGGCCAAGATAAATTTTGCAGAGGCCGTTAAGGCTGTTGCTGTTGATGTGCAGTCAGGTGCCGGTTTTGATCTTCGCGGCGCCCGCCATCCTCTGCTTGCTACGGCGGAAGATGGGGTTCACCCCCTTGATATCACACTGCCCACTGAGCAGAAAGTGCTGATTGTCAGCGGCGGAAACGCGGGTGGTAAGACGGTCTGCCTGAAAACTGTCGGCCTGCTGTCCGCAATGGCTTTCAGCGGTATTCCCGTACCGGTTGAAAAAGGTTCCGTTCTGCCGTTGTTCAAGGAAATTTTCGTTATCATGGGTGATGAACAGTCACTTGAGGAAAATGTAAGTACCTTTTCGGCTCAGATTAAGTCAATCAGCCGTATCTGGGAGGCCATGGACTCCTCAACGCTTTTCATTCTTGATGAATTCGGTTCCGGTACTGATCCGGCACAGGGCGCGGCTCTTGCGCAGGCTGTTGTCGATGGGCTGTTGGAAAACGGAGTGACCTGCTTTGCGGCTACCCATTTTCCGGCACTGAAAACATATGCGTTGGTAACTGAAGGGGTACGGGCGGCAAGTGTGCTTTTCGATCCATCTACCAAGAAACCTCTTTTTTCTATCGCTTATGACCAGGTCGGAGCTTCCATCGCTCTTGATGTTGCCCGTGAACATGGCCTTCCTGCTTCTTTACTTGAGAAAGCCGAGCAGTATCTGCTCATGGAAGGCTCTGATTCCGGTTCGGTCATGAACAGGCTCAATGAACTTGCGGTCAACCGTGAGAAAGAGCTTGAAGAAATGGAACGAATTAAGACCAAGCTGGAATCCAAACGGGCCAAGTTGGAAGAAAAGTTTGAGCGTGAGCGTCTTTCCGTGCTTGCCGATGTGAAAAAGCAGGCTCAGAATGTGCTGAAAGAATGGCAGGACGGGAAGATTGGCCGTAAACAGGCATTAAAAAAATTGTCCGAAGTTCGAAGCGTAATCGGCGGGGATGAAAAACCTAAAGCCGAAGTTAAGCCATTTTCCTTCGAGGATATCAAAGTAGGCAAGCCCATTCTCAATATCAGCTGGAACCGCAAAGGTGTAGTCATTGAAAAAGATGAACGCAAAAAGCGCGTAAAAGTTGATATGGATGGCGTAGCTATGTGGATTCCTGCCGATCAGCTTGGTCCTGTCGGTAAAAAAGCCGTACAGCAGAAGGTTAAGCAGATTACTGATG is a window of Maridesulfovibrio sp. DNA encoding:
- the rpsU gene encoding 30S ribosomal protein S21, yielding MPGVYLEDSDNFEIALRRFKKQVEKAGVLSELKKRQHYEKPSVQRKKKKAAARKRLIKKMRKMSMG
- the rsmA gene encoding 16S rRNA (adenine(1518)-N(6)/adenine(1519)-N(6))-dimethyltransferase RsmA, translating into MQNKHRAKKSLGQNFLQDANIARKIVDSLKINESDSVIEIGPGQGALTKFILEAGPESLTLVEKDRDLAPALAAKYPEADVKLEDALKFDWAGLDKDKQWKIVGNLPYNVASKIMWDIAARSNATCVFMVQHEVGMRITSGPGSKKYGAISVWVQSFCKTDYLFQVPPTVFKPKPKVDSAVIKFFPLPEEEKPSDIEGLAKLVKYCFQYRRKQLGKILKSFISDAVLEWAEQEGVSLKDRPEALSPLQFQSLYKCVKNDFPS
- a CDS encoding endonuclease MutS2 produces the protein MEPRSLQLLEFPKVLKALSGHCVSSSGAESCLALSPMDDAESINSTARFFRQGQNFVRETGFRLGTFPPLEGLFHYLIKPDNVLDADALYALVQTLGQARTLKEALEIAEKREWDTIVEFLESVSWPEKTFSGLKRCLDQDGNIKDESSPELYDIRQSIRSLHQRCSKKVRDFVHGEDISRFLQDDFMTITNDRYVLPLKTNFKGRLQGIVHDYSNTGETCYFEPMFLVDLNNSMQELKQQERAEELKILTYLTGLVRAEYDQCRAAYGFLVDYDVLQAKINFAEAVKAVAVDVQSGAGFDLRGARHPLLATAEDGVHPLDITLPTEQKVLIVSGGNAGGKTVCLKTVGLLSAMAFSGIPVPVEKGSVLPLFKEIFVIMGDEQSLEENVSTFSAQIKSISRIWEAMDSSTLFILDEFGSGTDPAQGAALAQAVVDGLLENGVTCFAATHFPALKTYALVTEGVRAASVLFDPSTKKPLFSIAYDQVGASIALDVAREHGLPASLLEKAEQYLLMEGSDSGSVMNRLNELAVNREKELEEMERIKTKLESKRAKLEEKFERERLSVLADVKKQAQNVLKEWQDGKIGRKQALKKLSEVRSVIGGDEKPKAEVKPFSFEDIKVGKPILNISWNRKGVVIEKDERKKRVKVDMDGVAMWIPADQLGPVGKKAVQQKVKQITDDAAKKDAKGEMTLKIDLRGKRADIAISELGRFFDQALLRGATELEIVHGRGTGALRREVHIFLDDNPAVAGYSLAPEDRGGDGMTEVELA
- a CDS encoding GatB/YqeY domain-containing protein — protein: MSLIEQIDKDYIAAYKAKDDVKKTVLRHLKTAIKNRIVDVKGDTLSDDDVLDLVAKQIKQRKDSIEQYTTAGRPELAEIEAVEIEALSGYMPEQLSEEEVAAAVDKAIADLGASSMQDMGKVMKSITEVYKGQVDGKVVSSLVRDRLS